GTCAATGGATCAAGCCCCACGGCACGACGCCGACCACCCATCTGATTAAAACGCAGATGGGGAAACTGCCCGCTGGCATCGACCTCTCGGACAGTGTGGAGAACGAATACTACTGCCTGAAACTCACATCAGCATTTGGCTTGCCCGTGAACACCGCCACCATTGAAACCTTTGGCGAGACCAAAGCTCTGGTCATCAAGCGCTTTGATCGCCACTGGACGAAAGACGGGCGATTGCTGCGCCTGCCACAGGAGGATTGCTGTCAGGCGCTCTCTGTACCGCCAACGCTAAAGTATCAAAACGAGGGTGGTCCCGGCATGATCGATGTTTTGGGTTTGCTCCAGGGCAGCGATACACCGATCGAGGATCAGGATATTTTCCTCAAAGCCCAACTGGTCTTCTGGCTGATGGGCGCGACGGATGCCCATGCCAAGAACTTCAGTGTGTTCCTGAGCCCTGGCGGCAGCTATCGTATGACCCCGCTCTATGACATCGTGACAGCGCAAGGCGCACTGGACGCCCGCCAAATCGAACGCAAACAAATGAAGATGGCAATGTCGGTCGGAAACAATCGACACTATCGCTTCGATCAGATTAACGGGCGCCATTTTGTGCAAACGGCCTTGCGGGCCGGTCTTTCAAAGCCGCGCACCACGGGCATCATTGAGGAGATCGCGGCACGCGCGCCCAAAGCCCTTGATGCGGCCGCCAATGCCCTGCCCGCAACCTTCCCTCAAGCCATTGTAGATACCGTCGCCAAAGGGGTCATGGAACGGCTTCATGGCCTCAAGCTGTCTGACACGGGATGAGATACAAGCGCTAAAGCTGGTGCCGCAACCCACAGACACGTTTCGACTCCGGCTAGGGCAGCCCTGCGCAGTGCGGGCTCGGTTTGGTCTGTCTTCTGTTTACAGGCCAAAATAATAACGAGTTGGTGCAAGAAATTGAAGGGGGAAAGCGTCTGCGATTACCATCATCTCCAGCCCCACGACATCAGCCCCGCTGTCAGAGATGCCTCCACCGGTCAGTGCTGACGTCACCCCTCAACTGAGAGCTGACCGCAGTAAGCCCTCGGCGCTCATGTCAGCGCTGACCGCGGCTTGTGCCAAATTTACTGCTTAATCTTGGCAACAAGTCTTTCCCAGAAAAAGGCAGGGAGCCTGCCGCTCTTCGATCCCGGCAGACCCCAAGGCGCACCCGCGCATGAATCTTAGTGAACTTGGTGAGAGACGCGTGGGGCGTACCTAGATCAAGTCAGATCATTTCGTCCGTCTATCCACAGCAGTCCGCACCGAGGACTCTCCAGGGCAGACTTTAAGATGGCGTGCTGACCATTTCTCAAAGGCCATACCGTTCAAGGCCCCCGTCCGCCGCCGCCCCCGACAATAAAACCACCAAAAAACCCCGACCTAAACGCTTGACGAACAGGCGCGACTTCGGCAACGTTCCTCTCATGATCCCAGTATGCCACATCATTTTGAGCTTCCGAATACCGAGCTGACACCAGTTCGTAACGTTCGGGAGTGGCATGGTGCGCAATGGGCCTTATACCCCCTTTTAGACGCCAGATTAGCGTCAGCGCGGCGGTTCGAGTCCGCCCGCTCCTACCATTCACCTTGCGTCAGATGACGCACTCAAGTGCTCCTACTCAACAATCACAGTCTACGGCTTCATTCGGGCGCGGCCGCGGAGGGGCACTGTCTGCTGGCCTCCCAACTTGAAGTCGTGGCTTGCTCATTCTGGGGTGCCCGCGGGATGTCACCGGGCAAATCACCGTCGAAATGATTACATGATATCATATAGTCAAATTGATCCTTCGCAATGACATTGCAAGCGCGCACCGCGATGATCCCAAAAAACTCAGTCTCGCGAGCACACTCTTTGCTGCGCGTCACTGAGGCCCACCCCCCTATCTGAGTTTGATTTCCCGCGAAAAACTTTTTCCCAAGAGCCGCGATCTAAACGCCCTCGTGTCGCCTTGGCTCAGCAAAACCACCCCCAACATCCGCTTTTTTTGGATTTACACGCGACGCAGGCCTGTCGCGCATCATTCATGTGGATAACCTATGGGCCAAGCATATCCTGGGACAGTTGCGGCGCCTAATTTTGTCATGACATTAGAAAAGGACACCGTCATGACACTGAACAATTGCAGTTCCGAACCGACAGTTAAGGCATATCTTTTCAAACTGGCGCATGAACTGGCCTACTCTGAGGCAGAGATCAGGGCCGGCCTTGAGTATGCAGACCGTGGCAGCCGCCGCAGCCACCCTCTTGGGGAATGGGATAACGCAGGCCGCTTCTATGCTCAGGAGCGCACCCTCAGCGTTACCACTTGCCGCTCTCCCAGCAAGGCTTGGCCCTATTCTCAGATGGTGGCCGCACGGACCGCAGCTCATTGTGCCGAAGTCTATAAAGCAGACAACGCGACCCATGTCGGCCGCATCGGCCGCGCGTATAACAAACTTCTTGCAGGGGAAGATAAAGACGCCGTGCGCCGCCTTCTGACAAAAGGTATCCGCAAGCGCGAAGCCGAACTGGCGCGCGCGCCGCGCAGGTAATCTGCCCAGGGACGTGGCCAAATCTGAGATGTCCGATAGAAGATCTGGTTCCAGACTGCGCCGCGCAAGGACTTCGATCAAGTAGGTTCGCGCAACAATACCAACGACGCGGCCGTGGGCCAAAACCGACACGGCATCAAAGGCGTCACCCGCGCCACCGCTCGCAATAGCCACCAGCAATCAATATTTCCCCGATGTCACGTCCGTCGGGTAACCTGCAAACTCCGACTTCGCGATCATAGCTTCGCCGTCCTTCCAGGGTGCATCGAAGCTGAACGCCTTTAGCAATCCTAGTGATTTGCCGCGTTGCGCGATCGCCAGATGCACTGCCGCGTTCAGCACAGTCGAGATTGGCAATCCGGATCGGAATAAGATCAACAAGAATAGTATCGCCATCCCGGATGCGGGTAACAGTGTCAACAATCTGAGTGCCCGGCGATGCAGCCGAAGTTTCTTGTGTTATACGACTATTCTTCCACGCGCTACCGCCAGTCCATGCGTCCCCCCCTCTCAGTATGCGCGGTTTGCTGGCATCTTGCCGAACGAAAGTCTGATGTTCAGGCCGCAGCACTATCGCCGATAGTAATACTGCGCAGCCGATCACCAGCAGAAAAAATGACAAACCGTTTTTGCGGCGGCGGAACTTCGTGACATTTGACATGCTGTCCAGTTTGCCGGGCAAATCGGGCAGGAATTTGGCCAAAAAAATCCAGGGAAGTCTGGCTTGAAAGCGTTCGGCACCCCTGCGATGCAGCTACCTCTTCCTGCAGACCGCCGCTTCCAGGTCATAGCGCCTGTTGGCTGCCCAGCGAAGATGGCCAGGCGTCTATCTAGGGTGCCCGTGTGATATCATCGAGTTACCTACTGCCGATGTGATTACATGATATCATATAATTGGTATGGCTATGCCCCTGGCCGCCGACGCCAACGCCAACCACAAACAATCGCAAGCAGCTTAGCCCTGCTGCCAGCTTCAGCCGCCTGCCCTGTCCTAACGCTACCAGCCTCGCAGGCTGCAAGCCTGACAGCAATTATCGCGCAACCAATAATTTACGCCAAATTATCAGCTCCCAAATAATTTGGGGCAATTGCAAGCGACAAGGGCCTCCGTCCAGATACATACGCACGGGTTACCCTCCACGCTTCACCCGCAAAAGGGGGCGCGCGGTTAGCTTCGATATCGCCGAGACACTCTTTCGCCAGCCCGTGCTGACGTCACCTCTCAGCTCAGTGCTGACATCAGCGCTCATGTCAGCACTGAACACAGAAGGCGGGGCGTTATTGGCCCCGCCTGCCTGCAGCCCATTCCTCCACTATGCGCCGGATCAGCTCCGGCCGGCTGGGCAGATCCTCCTCCGCCCGGCGCGCTTCATCTAAGGCCTCTATCAGCGCTGTTGGCATCCGAACCATCACCGGCTGAGTATCTACTTTTGGGCGTCCACGTGATTTCATAATATTACTTATTGACAGGTTGATTTCTTAGTATCATATATAAACACATGGACGGCGGAGGCGCAACTCCACCGCCCATGCTAACCATTCTGACTACGAGGATATCTTCATGGCTGCTAAAACCTCTACCACCCGTACCCGCGCGACTGAACCGCTCAATCGCCTGATCCGACTCGACCGGCTGGAATTTCGCAAAGCACTGGACCTTTATTTCGAAGCCTTGCGGGCCGATTGGATTTATCACGAGACCCGGCAAAAGTTCGGCACCGAGGCAGCGGCTGATAAAGGTCATACTGCGGCTTCAGCGTGGAGCGCTTGCACAGTATCACTCCTTGTCCTGCGCGACATGCGTACTGTTGACCGCGATCTGCGCGCGGCCGTTGAGGTGTTGCTAAAGACTCGCCCCGGTGAGATGCCAAGCAGTGGTGACCTGATGCGCTGCGGAACCGAGATGCTGGTGCTTGCAAATAAGTACAAACGCAGCAGCTCAGACTTGTCGCCCCTTCTGGACGAGGCTTTTTGTCTGATTGAAGCTTATCACGGCAATCAAGCGCTGATGTCTGTGCAGCGGTCCGCCTGATCCGCAGCACGCTGGCCTGAGTGCTCTGAGTTGTGGGCTTCAGGCTGCTCCCCATCCCAATTTTACGCATCTTCGCACGCCGGGCGCCACGCTCAGTGCGATAGGTCATGCCTTTTTCGGAGACGTTTTACTGATGCCCCTTAGCAAAGTCACATATCCCTTTCCCATCGATGGGAAGTTCCAGCAGATCTTCAAAGGTCCCCGCCCCGAACACTGGAAGGAGGCTGCCACACGAAAAGGCTTTGAGCTCATCGGCCGCGCCAAAGATCGGTTGCACGTCGTGCTGGGCTGCCAGTCTTGCGGAGCTCCCACCCTAAAACGCATCAGCGTTGTCCTAGGCCACAATCCTCAATGCCCGCACTGTATCCAAGCGCGGCGCGCGGCGGCGGCGCGGGCTATTGGCGCAGCGCTAATTGATGCGGATCCCAACGATCGCCATTATGGCCTGTTCCGGTTTGGCTGCGGCCATATTGATCGGCGCCAATATCACCGCGTCGAAGCGGCCGCGGCGGGCGGGCATCAGGCAAGCTGTTCTGCCTGCATCGAAGACCGTTACGCAAAAGAAGCGCAGTGCCAAGATTGGAAGTTGGTGGGCCCCGCCCGGCGCAAGGGGCTGAACTACCGCCGTTATCAGCACGCCTGTGATCATTGCCAGGACGTCGCAGTCGTCAACATGCGCAACGGCGATCTGGATTGCGCAGGATGCGGCGAAACCTGGGCGTCGAAGCCCAGCGAAATCTACATCCTCGGCTTCACGGTCCCTAACCTCTCGGTGATCAAGCTCGGCTACAGCAGCAACTCCACGATCCGCATGCGACAAGTCCAACGTGATCCGGATCAGACCCGCGGCTCTCTCCTACGCAAGATCGACGTTGAGACTGGCCACCGTGCGATCTGCGTTGAGAAAGCCTTGCACAACCATATTCGCCGCAACCGCCCCGACCTCATCGTGCCGCCGGAGCTCTTCCGGGACCACATCCGCACCACCAGCGAAATCTACCATCGCCACGGCAAGCCATATATCGAAGCCCTCCTAGATGCCGTCGAGAGTAGTTGGGACCCGCGCGCTCAGAACGCTGCCGCCGGAGGGGTCTAAGACGCCGCTGACAGAGCACACTTACAAGGACTGGAAAGGCTCATATTCATGGCGTCCACACTGGTGATGGGAGCCCCCTAAAATGCACTGGCCACATGGGGCTTTCGACCAATGGGCATGAACTTCACTCCATGGCGCTCCTCCGCCGCCACGCGTTTAAATTATTTGACGGACGAACCCACAATTTGGTGAGCGCTCGGATCCACATTTTGTGGCTGCAGAAGACAACTTAGCGTAAGATAGATTGGGTATTGGTGCTCGCCGTTGCCCTGCCGGTCTTAGAAGCACAGTCCGCGCTCGGCCTTCCCAACGCTAATAATAGTTGGCACAATGTTGAGTAAGGGCGGATCGAGCGCTCCCCCTTCTACGATCGATGTCACGGAAGCGGGAACGTTCGTGGAGGCCTCGAACTGCCGTCCCGCCTATCGACAACTATTGGTAATTTCAGGAGGATGGTGTGAGGGCCTTAATATCCGCTATGTGCCTTGTTGTCTTTCTGATGACCACCGATGCTGCTAAGTCGTCAGAAAAAGAAATGGCCGAAATTTGCGACGCCATTCACTATATTGGAGATATGTCACTTGAGGCGGCCGCAAGTGGGTTTTCCCGCGATGATATGATCATCGCAGTTCGGATGAATACCGAAGGTGGTGATCCTGAAATTCTCGCAATCCTTCACCCGGCCTTTGATCGCATCATTGAGTATGCATTTTTCAACAACAGGTTTGGCCTCTCCGATGCAGCGCAGAGAGAATGCCAGGTCGTTGAACAGCTTCTGCTCGAGCTGGTCGAGAATGAGCCAGAATAGGCGGCGTTATCTGAGACAAAATAGCTCAAAACAACTTTGCTCTTAAAGCTGGTTCCGCACGCCCTCGCCAACTGGAACCGAAAACACCTCGGGGTACGCACTGCGCATTCTGAAGGGTGATCCACCGCCGCCGCCGCGGGTCCCCAAGCCGAGACAGTGTTCCCAACCGCCAGAATCTGGACCTTCGAAGGACGTCACGTGACGCATCGGCGAAGTTATCGGAATCTCAACAATTAGGGGCATTTGCTGTGCAAAGGTCGAAATGAGCGATGAAGTGTTCGCATCCGGCGTCACCCACATAAAGGCACAATGCTGGGCGTGCGGCACACAGTACTGCGCAGTTCCGATGACGTGCCAGCTGGGATCACGCGGCACCAATTTGAGTGTCGAGCCCCTTGCCGGTGCGGCACAGGATGGCCCCACGTGCCGTGGTTTCCCAGAGAGGGACCCAGAACAATATAAAGTCGTTAAGTCGGTCTATTGGACAAATCCGGCCTGCTAAGTCGGTATTTTGGACATTTGCTGCAGCTGAGCTTCTAATTGCAGGCTATTACTGTGGCGGGCGAGAGCCAGAGCATGGATTTGCATTTTAATAGATATTCGCGCCCGCATCACCAGTCCGTAAGCGGTGGCCCGAGGGCACGTTGTAGGGTGTGATCAGGACTGCGAGAACGAACCCATCTTATGATGGGGAGTGCGTTTCGCGATGTGCGCTACAAATTCGTTTCTCAGGTCACTGGGCGTTGAGATTTATGCGTCCGGCCACCGCCGTTGGTCGGACACCGCAAAGGCGCGGGCGGTGGCGGACACGCTTGAGGTCGGTGCGACGGTAAACGCTGTCGCTGAGCGGTATGGCATCCTTCCGAACCAGCTATCGGCGTGGCGTCGAAAGGCTAAGCAAGGGAAGCTGTTGTTACCCGCCCCGGAGACTGACGAGCCACTCTTCGCTCCGTTGGTGGTTTCTGCTGCGCCGGATGAGCCAACAGAAGCTCTGACTGTTCCGAATGAGACGATCAGATTAATCTTTGGACAGATCGCCATCGAGCTGCCGTTGCAGATACCCGCTGTTCGGATTGCAGAGATCGCTCATGCGCTTGAAGCTTCTTCATGCTGATGCCCTCGCAAGGCGTTCGGATATTGGTTGCAACGCGGCCGGTGGACTTCCGTAAAGGACACGATGGATTGGCTTCGATGGTGCAGTCGGCATTGGCCCAAGACCCCTTTACCGGAACAGTCTTTGTAATTCGCGCCAAGCGGGCTGACAGGATGAAGATTTTGTTCTGGGACGGGAGCGGGCTCGTGATGACCTACAAACGACTTGAGGAGAACAGCTTCATTTGGCCAGCCATTCGAGATGGCGCGATCACCTTGAACCGCCCCCAATTCGAGGCGTTATTTGCAGGGTTGGACTGGCGCCGGGTGCGTTCGTTAGAACCCCGCAGACCGGCTGCGGCAGAGTGACTCGGGGGCGCAAAAAGCCTGCCCATTTGGGCGTAAATCAAGCTATAATCCGGGCATGTCCAACTTGCCGCCCATCGATATATCTGCCATCCCCGAGAGCCAGCGTGAAGCTGTCTTGGCGGTGCTGCGCGAGAACAAATCGCTGAAGCAAGAGACGACCGGGCTGCAAACCAAAACATCTGAGCTGGAAGTTTTGGTTAAGCGTCTGGAGCACCTTATTGCCGAACTCAAGAACGCCACACATGGCAAGCGCTCGGAGAAGTTAAGCGAGGATGAGCGTCAGCTGGCTTTTGAAGACCTTGAGGTGGCCGTCGCCGAAGTTGAGACTCAGCAAGCTGAGCAGACCTTCTCAGAGGCACGGCCTCGCAAAGCTGCCCGGCGTAACCGTGGCAATCTTCCCGCGGACCTTCCACGGGTTGAACGGGTGGTCGAGCCTCAGAGTTTGAACTGCCCCTGCGGATGTGGCGAGATGCACCGTATAGGCGAAGACCGCACCGAGCGGCTGGATATCATTCCAGCGCAGCTGCGTGTCATCGTCACCGTTCGCCCCAAATATGCTTGCCGTTCCTGCGCTGAAGGTATCACGCAGGCCCCGGCTCCTGCGTATCTGATCGAAGGCGGGTTGCCGACTGAGGGTGCCATCGCACATGTGCTGGTCAGCAAATTCTCAGACCACCTGCCGTTGTATCGCCAAAGCCAAATCCTTGCCCGCTCCGGCGTCGATATCCACCGTAGCACTTTGGCCGATTGGGTCGGCACAGCGGCTTTCCATCTTGGCCCTGTCGTGGACCGCTTGGCTGATCATCTAAAGAAGTCCGGCAAGCTATTTATGGATGAGACAACGGCCCCCGTCCTGGACCCAGGTCGAGGCCGCACGAAGACCGGATACCTTTGGGCACTGGCGCGCGACGACCGAGGATGGGGTGGAGATGATCCACCAGGCGTTGTCTTCACCTATGCCCCGGGTCGTGCGGGGCAGAATGCAGAACAGATCTTGCAGGGCTTTGACGGCACTCTGCAACTGGACGGCTATGCTGGCTACAATCGGCTGACGCGCCCGTCGCGGAAAAGCGGCGCGCCGATCTCCGTCGCGTATTGTTGGGCACACGCGCGTCGCAAGCTGAAAGAAGTCTTTGATCGAGACGGCTCAGAGATCGCCGCAGAAGGGCTGCGTCGGATCGCGGAGTTCTACCGCATTGAAAGCGAGATCCGTGGGATGGGTCCCGGTCAGCGCCTCTCGGCACGCCAGACCCGCACGGCGCCATTGATTGCAGAGTTCGGCGAGTGGCTTCAGAACCAACGGCGCCGGATCTCCTCGAAGTCCCGCCTCGGCGAGAAGTTGACCTATATCCATCGGCAATGGAGCACGACGGCCGGGTCGAGATCGACTCCAATGCAGTCGAGAACCTGATCCGCCCAATTGCATTGACGCGAAAGAATGCGCTTTTTGCCGGTCACGACGAAGGTGGCCACGCGTAGGGCCGCATCGCATCTCTCATCGCGACCGCGAAGGTCAATGATGTCGAACCGTTCGCATACCTCAAAGCGACCCTTGAAGCGATTGCGTCAGGTCATCCTGCCAATCGCATCGACGACCTTCTTCCTTGGAATTTCCAGCCGTCAAGCTGATCCCAAGTGCTGGCCAGACACCGCTTACACCAGTCCTACCACCCCCGGGGGGGAATCTGTTACCATTCGTCCATGGATACTGATGATGTACTCAAGGTGATCGAGCCGCGGTTCGGGTCGGCGCAGCTTGCCTGTGCATGGTATCAATCAGAGCCCTTGCCCGGGTTTGGCGGCCGCACCGCAATTCAGCTTGTCGAAGAGGACAGGACGCCTGAGGTTTTGGAATATCTCGATGCGGTTGATGCAGGTGTCTACGCGTGATGACTGCTCAAGCTCTGATCGCGATCTTGGGCATATTGGGTAGCATCGCTGCGCTCTATCTTGCGAAGAGGGCGCACGATCGCTCCTTTCGGCCGACCGAGCCCGACGAGGATCTGGTAAAACGCTTTGTCGAGAGTGCCCCCGTGTACCGCCTCAAAAACATCACGTCAGCAGAAAACTTTGAGGACGTCACAAGAAATCATCGAACACTAAGGTCCCGCGACGCCCCAACCGTCTACGAGCGATTGAGGACGATGTATGTGTACCAAGCTCAACAAAAAGGGTGGTACTTGGGTGAGGGCAGCGTGGATTACAGGGTCGCTAAACGCATGTTAGAAGATGGATGGGTCGAAGCGGATGTTGCCAGAGCGACACACGAGCGCAGTCCGAATATCGAAGATCGATACCGCGATCCTCATAAATACGCAGAGCGAACTGCTAAAAATGCACGGGGCGAACTCTTGCGCAAAGACAAAAATTTTCGAAGATGGCTAGGCGGCTGACGAGGCTATGGGAGAGGCCACTTCTAATGCCGGATCCCGTCAAGTCAAACATGACAGCGTAGCCGGAATACCGGGTGCTGAAGCGGCAATCGCGATGAGAAAGGCAGGATGCTGGTCCCTGTTCTTGCCGCCCTATAGTCCCGACCCTAACCCTATCGAAATGGCGTTCTTCAGCCGCGATAGAAAGTGAAACCTGACTCTGGTTTGGCGCAGCTGCTTCGACATGAGCACAAAGCTCCAACTTTTCGGCCCGAATGGCCGGGTATCTTCTGAGCTATTGGAGGGCATCCCGCCCTGCTTTTCTGGTAGCTTCAGAGTCGACAGTCAATCTCTTTGAAAGAAACTCCATTTGTCCATCCTTGATGGAATACTAACAGACTTTCACCGAATCAGGTGGCGATCTCTTTAAAAATAAATCATTGCGTCGCTTATGAGTGGACAACAGCACGATAAACTAAAGAACCTTCTTGAGGCTGTCCCCACGGGGTTCCTCGTGGACTCCGCTTGGCTTGAGCAACACGGGATAGGCCGGCGTTCCTCCTACGCCTATGTCCAACGCGGCTGGCTAGAACGCATTGGCCGCGGGGTCTTCCGCCGCCCCGCACCAAACAGCGCCACCACGAACATACTCGACTGGAAGACCTGCCTGCTCTCGCTCCAGCAAATCATGCACTACCCTGTCCATATCGGCGGGGCGACGGCATTGGGCCTGCAAGGCTATGCGCACTATCTCTCACTCGGCAACAAAAGCACGGTCTGGCTCTACGGCTCAAAAATCCCCAACTGGCTCGAAAAACTACCGCTCAACGCCGAACTCCGCACCCGCAGCGTATCGCTGTTCTCCGATCCAGAGTTGGGTGTCGATAACGCGCAAAATAATCTCAACGAGACTGCATCGTCCCTGCCATGGGACTGGAAACTGGTGATGTCCTCGCCAGAACGCGCGATCCTCGAAGCGCTAGACGAGTTGCCGGATCAAGAAAGCTTTCACAACATCGACATGGCGTTCGAAAGCCTGACGACGTTGCGCCCGAGAACCCTGTCGGCGCTGCTCAGCAGTTGCAAGAAGATCAAGGTCAAACGCCTGTTCTTCGTGTTCGCCGACCGCCATGACCATGCCTGGCGCAAGCAACTCGATCCGGAAGAATTCGACCTCGGTAGCGGCGATCGCGCATTGGTCAAAGGCGGCAAGATACATCCGCGCTACAGGATTATGGTGCCCGAAGAGTTTGTAAGTAAGGAACGTGGCCATGGCGCGTGAAGACTATGCCGCCCAAGTGGCCCTGCTCGTGCGCATGCTCCCGTATGTTGCCAATGAAAAGATATTCGCGCTCAAGGGCGGGACGGCCATTAACCTCTTCTACCGCGACCTTCCGCGCCTCTCGGTCGATATCGATTTGACCTATCTGCCTGTCAAAGACCGCGCCGAAAGCCTCGCCGAGATCAACGACGCGATGGACCGGATTGCCGCCGCCATCGAAAGCGGCATCACCGGTGCCAAATCGCAGCGCATTGCTGGCGGCGGCGGCGGCGGCACAGGTGCGCTCACACGCCTCGGCACAGCCGAAATCAAAATCGAAACCTCCCCCGTTACCCGCGGCGTCGTGCATGATCCGGAACAACGCGAAGTCTCGGAAGCCGTCGAAGAAGAGTTCGGATATGCGACGATGAACGTCGTTTCCTTCGAATTTGTTCGGCGGGAAACTACATGCGGCTGTTGATCGCCAGCACCCGCGAGATCTCTACGACGTCAAGCTGCTCTACGAAAATGAAGGGTTCACCGACGAGTTGTTCCGCACTTTTCTGATCTACATCGCGAGTTCCCCACGCCCGCCGCACGAACTGCTGAACCCAAACCTGATCAATCTGAATCAGCCCTATGCGCGGGAATTCGAGGGCATGACAAAGGAAGCAGTCAATCTTACGGAATTGATCGCAACGCGCGACCGTCTAATCGGGGACATCCAATCCCGCATGTATGAAGACGCGAAGAGGTTTCTGAGAACCCTGCATGAAGGCGACCCCGACTTCGTCGCGATCGACCGCCCTCAAGCGGCCGAGCTTCTGGCGGTCAGATGGAAGCTA
This is a stretch of genomic DNA from Sulfitobacter indolifex. It encodes these proteins:
- a CDS encoding type II toxin-antitoxin system HipA family toxin is translated as MGRRPAYAPLRVYLNSRRVGTLARAPNGAIEFSYETDWLGWEHALPVSLSLPLRETPYRGEPVSAVFENLLPDSDQLRRLVAEKVGARGTDAFNMLTKIGHDCVGALQFIAGDDEAPDLADKIKGEAVDAAAIEKILNALSHAPLGLASEDGFRISVAGAQEKTALLWHAGQWIKPHGTTPTTHLIKTQMGKLPAGIDLSDSVENEYYCLKLTSAFGLPVNTATIETFGETKALVIKRFDRHWTKDGRLLRLPQEDCCQALSVPPTLKYQNEGGPGMIDVLGLLQGSDTPIEDQDIFLKAQLVFWLMGATDAHAKNFSVFLSPGGSYRMTPLYDIVTAQGALDARQIERKQMKMAMSVGNNRHYRFDQINGRHFVQTALRAGLSKPRTTGIIEEIAARAPKALDAAANALPATFPQAIVDTVAKGVMERLHGLKLSDTG
- a CDS encoding thermonuclease family protein, translated to MAKFLPDLPGKLDSMSNVTKFRRRKNGLSFFLLVIGCAVLLSAIVLRPEHQTFVRQDASKPRILRGGDAWTGGSAWKNSRITQETSAASPGTQIVDTVTRIRDGDTILVDLIPIRIANLDCAERGSASGDRATRQITRIAKGVQLRCTLEGRRSYDREVGVCRLPDGRDIGEILIAGGYCERWRG
- a CDS encoding ribbon-helix-helix protein, CopG family, with the translated sequence MKSRGRPKVDTQPVMVRMPTALIEALDEARRAEEDLPSRPELIRRIVEEWAAGRRGQ
- a CDS encoding transposase, whose translation is MCATNSFLRSLGVEIYASGHRRWSDTAKARAVADTLEVGATVNAVAERYGILPNQLSAWRRKAKQGKLLLPAPETDEPLFAPLVVSAAPDEPTEALTVPNETIRLIFGQIAIELPLQIPAVRIAEIAHALEASSC
- the tnpB gene encoding IS66 family insertion sequence element accessory protein TnpB (TnpB, as the term is used for proteins encoded by IS66 family insertion elements, is considered an accessory protein, since TnpC, encoded by a neighboring gene, is a DDE family transposase.), with product MLMPSQGVRILVATRPVDFRKGHDGLASMVQSALAQDPFTGTVFVIRAKRADRMKILFWDGSGLVMTYKRLEENSFIWPAIRDGAITLNRPQFEALFAGLDWRRVRSLEPRRPAAAE
- a CDS encoding type IV toxin-antitoxin system AbiEi family antitoxin domain-containing protein; its protein translation is MSGQQHDKLKNLLEAVPTGFLVDSAWLEQHGIGRRSSYAYVQRGWLERIGRGVFRRPAPNSATTNILDWKTCLLSLQQIMHYPVHIGGATALGLQGYAHYLSLGNKSTVWLYGSKIPNWLEKLPLNAELRTRSVSLFSDPELGVDNAQNNLNETASSLPWDWKLVMSSPERAILEALDELPDQESFHNIDMAFESLTTLRPRTLSALLSSCKKIKVKRLFFVFADRHDHAWRKQLDPEEFDLGSGDRALVKGGKIHPRYRIMVPEEFVSKERGHGA